The following proteins are co-located in the Polymorphospora rubra genome:
- a CDS encoding S1 family peptidase produces MARRLLRTLAAALITAGLATALLPAAAVSAAPGSAAPGSAAPGSAAPGPAEPAPPTTLSGQVRGGDILYGVGGGRCIVGFTVPGGFLATSVCGPVGTTITNGTGAAVGQVAASSYPQIGYLLVHLNPGWVPVGQVRTAGGNVAVKGATAVPVGGVVCRSGPTSGWRCGPVTGLNHTVNFPGGAVHGLTRVNICAEQGEVGAPYLSTTGQAQGVHVGGSGNCLTGGTSYFLPVRPALAAYGVALLTS; encoded by the coding sequence ATGGCCCGTCGACTCCTGCGTACCCTCGCCGCCGCCCTGATCACCGCCGGCCTGGCGACCGCGCTCCTGCCCGCGGCCGCTGTTTCCGCCGCCCCGGGTTCCGCCGCCCCGGGTTCCGCCGCCCCGGGTTCCGCCGCCCCGGGACCCGCCGAGCCGGCGCCGCCGACCACGCTGAGCGGCCAGGTCCGCGGCGGCGACATCCTGTACGGAGTCGGCGGCGGCCGTTGCATCGTCGGCTTCACCGTGCCCGGCGGCTTCCTGGCCACCAGCGTCTGCGGGCCGGTCGGCACGACGATCACCAACGGCACCGGGGCCGCCGTCGGTCAGGTCGCCGCCTCGTCCTACCCGCAGATCGGCTATCTCCTCGTGCACCTGAACCCGGGCTGGGTGCCGGTCGGCCAGGTCCGCACGGCCGGCGGCAACGTCGCGGTGAAGGGGGCGACCGCCGTCCCGGTCGGCGGGGTCGTCTGCCGGTCCGGGCCGACCTCCGGGTGGCGCTGCGGCCCGGTCACCGGCCTCAACCACACCGTCAACTTCCCCGGCGGCGCCGTCCACGGCCTGACCCGCGTCAACATCTGCGCCGAGCAGGGGGAGGTCGGCGCGCCGTACCTGTCGACCACCGGGCAGGCGCAGGGCGTCCACGTCGGCGGGTCGGGCAACTGCCTGACCGGCGGGACCAGCTACTTCCTGCCGGTCAGGCCGGCCCTGGCAGCGTACGGGGTCGCGCTGCTGACCTCCTGA
- a CDS encoding MFS transporter, which yields MPSEITSTLRSIALPVLLPTTLYGIGVGAITPVIVFSARDLGASIGVAGLVAALLGVSQVVGNLPSGRIITRIGERNAMIWAAVVSVAGALACALAPALWVLTVGVVVIGVAGSVWGLARQTYLSETVPYVARARAMSTLGGVNRIGYFLGPFIGAAVMQWTGTDGAYWVFVVAVAAAGTAALTLPDVTAGPVRRGAPDVGLLAVLRTSLPLLRTLGVAAVLVGAVRGARQVALPLWADHLGLDPTTASLIYGAAAAMDMLLFYPAGKVMDTYGRRWIGVPSMLVLGLTHLALPLTSTVASLTAVALLMGLGNGIGSGVMMTIGADIAPPEHRATFLGAWRLCNDLGGSAGPLLVGVLGTVGALGAGIAGMGLVGLAGAAALHRWTPPHRPRT from the coding sequence GTGCCCTCGGAGATCACCTCGACCCTGCGGTCCATCGCCCTGCCGGTCCTGCTGCCGACCACCCTCTACGGGATCGGGGTCGGCGCGATCACCCCGGTGATCGTGTTCAGCGCCCGGGACCTGGGTGCGTCGATCGGTGTCGCCGGGCTGGTCGCCGCGCTGCTCGGGGTCAGCCAGGTGGTCGGCAACCTGCCGTCGGGGCGGATCATCACCCGGATCGGCGAGCGGAACGCGATGATCTGGGCCGCGGTGGTGTCCGTGGCCGGTGCGCTGGCCTGTGCGCTGGCACCGGCGCTGTGGGTGCTGACCGTCGGGGTCGTCGTGATCGGCGTGGCCGGTTCGGTGTGGGGGCTGGCCCGGCAGACCTACCTGTCCGAGACGGTGCCGTACGTGGCGCGGGCGCGGGCCATGTCGACGCTCGGCGGGGTCAACCGGATCGGCTACTTCCTCGGCCCGTTCATCGGTGCCGCGGTGATGCAGTGGACCGGCACCGACGGGGCGTACTGGGTGTTCGTCGTGGCGGTCGCCGCGGCCGGGACGGCGGCGCTGACGCTGCCCGACGTCACCGCCGGACCGGTTCGCCGCGGCGCGCCGGACGTCGGCCTGCTGGCGGTGCTGCGCACCAGCCTGCCGCTGCTACGCACCCTGGGGGTGGCGGCGGTCCTGGTCGGCGCGGTCCGTGGGGCCCGCCAGGTGGCGTTGCCGCTGTGGGCCGACCACCTCGGCCTGGACCCGACGACGGCGAGCCTGATCTACGGGGCGGCCGCGGCGATGGACATGCTGCTGTTCTATCCGGCCGGCAAGGTCATGGACACGTACGGCCGGCGCTGGATCGGGGTGCCGTCGATGCTGGTCCTCGGCCTCACCCATCTCGCCCTGCCGCTGACCTCGACGGTGGCGTCGCTGACCGCGGTGGCGCTGCTGATGGGGCTCGGCAACGGCATCGGCAGCGGGGTGATGATGACGATCGGCGCCGACATCGCGCCGCCGGAACACCGGGCCACGTTCCTCGGCGCGTGGCGCCTCTGCAACGATCTCGGCGGCAGCGCGGGACCGCTGCTGGTCGGCGTACTCGGTACGGTCGGGGCGCTCGGCGCCGGAATCGCCGGGATGGGGCTGGTCGGCCTGGCCGGCGCCGCCGCCCTGCACCGCTGGACGCCCCCGCACCGCCCCCGGACCTGA
- a CDS encoding MFS transporter, with product MTAAPTTTGPRWGVVVGGLLVTLLIVFVAFGAVVPVLPPLVLDRLAGSQFTVGLTFALSGIAALLGRPYAGRLAQRYGSRPVMAAGCVLAALVGAAYAVPAGLPGLLAARVLMGLAEAVVFTAGSVWVVALAPTHRRAEIVGYYGLAMWGGWTLGPVVGHLLRTGAGYPAVWTLAALAPLAAVAVVATLPGTAPGEAGPARLLPRPVVLPGTALALSAFGYAALTGFVALHLADRGIGHGAVLLSLFGAAYVVVRLVFGRLPDRLGPRPVVVFCGLAEAAGLLLIALAPTFWVAALGALVMGGGFTLLYPALALLVIRRSPERDRGVALGAYTSFWDLGLGAAGLVTGAVAMIGYGWVFLLAAGLAAATAAVGAFATTMRAPAPQRV from the coding sequence GTGACCGCCGCCCCGACCACCACCGGACCACGCTGGGGTGTCGTGGTCGGCGGGCTGCTGGTCACCCTGCTCATCGTCTTCGTGGCGTTCGGCGCGGTGGTGCCGGTGCTGCCACCGCTGGTGCTCGACCGGCTGGCCGGCTCGCAGTTCACCGTCGGGCTGACGTTCGCGCTGTCCGGCATCGCCGCGCTGCTCGGCCGCCCGTACGCCGGGCGGCTGGCCCAGCGGTACGGCAGCCGGCCGGTGATGGCCGCCGGCTGCGTGCTCGCCGCGCTGGTCGGTGCCGCCTACGCGGTGCCGGCCGGGCTGCCCGGCCTGCTGGCCGCCCGGGTACTGATGGGGCTGGCCGAGGCCGTCGTGTTCACCGCCGGCTCGGTGTGGGTGGTGGCGCTCGCCCCGACCCACCGCCGGGCCGAGATCGTCGGCTACTACGGGCTGGCGATGTGGGGCGGCTGGACGCTCGGGCCGGTGGTCGGGCACCTGCTGCGTACCGGGGCGGGTTATCCGGCGGTGTGGACCCTGGCCGCGCTGGCGCCGCTCGCCGCCGTCGCGGTCGTCGCCACCCTGCCCGGTACGGCACCCGGCGAGGCCGGGCCGGCCCGGCTGCTCCCCCGCCCCGTCGTCCTGCCCGGGACCGCCCTCGCCCTGTCGGCGTTCGGGTACGCCGCGCTCACCGGCTTCGTCGCCCTGCACCTGGCCGACCGGGGCATCGGCCACGGCGCCGTGCTGCTCAGCCTCTTCGGCGCCGCGTACGTCGTGGTCCGGCTGGTGTTCGGCCGGCTGCCGGACCGGCTCGGGCCACGCCCGGTCGTCGTCTTCTGCGGGCTCGCCGAGGCGGCCGGCCTGCTGCTGATCGCGCTCGCCCCGACGTTCTGGGTCGCCGCCCTCGGCGCGCTGGTCATGGGTGGCGGGTTCACGCTGCTCTATCCGGCGCTCGCGCTGCTGGTGATCCGCCGGTCGCCGGAACGGGACCGCGGCGTCGCGCTCGGCGCCTACACGTCGTTCTGGGATCTGGGGCTCGGCGCGGCCGGCCTGGTCACCGGCGCGGTCGCGATGATCGGGTACGGCTGGGTGTTCCTGCTGGCCGCCGGGCTGGCCGCGGCGACAGCGGCGGTCGGGGCGTTCGCCACAACGATGCGCGCGCCCGCCCCGCAGCGGGTATAA
- a CDS encoding SDR family NAD(P)-dependent oxidoreductase: protein MDLGIAGRVALVAGATSGLGRAAARALAAEGCALSICARDPDRLAATARELTAAGAGKVGTYAVDIGDEAAVAGWVAQTARDFGAVHIVVSNGGGPPPGPVDAFGLDGYRTAVETALLPHIGLTLAALPHLRAAGWGRILLVASETVRQPIPHYGLSSTVRPGLLGFARSLVTSLGPGGITVNVLAPGYHDTPGLRRQFGADADARLAEIGAGIPLGRVGDAADFGAVVAFLAGRPAAFVTGTCLLVDGGATRGIG, encoded by the coding sequence ATGGATCTCGGAATAGCCGGCCGGGTCGCCCTGGTCGCCGGCGCCACCAGCGGCCTCGGTCGGGCCGCCGCCCGCGCCCTGGCCGCCGAGGGCTGCGCCCTGTCGATCTGCGCCCGCGACCCCGACCGGCTGGCCGCCACCGCCCGGGAGCTGACCGCCGCCGGGGCCGGCAAGGTCGGCACGTACGCCGTCGACATCGGCGACGAGGCCGCCGTCGCCGGCTGGGTGGCGCAGACCGCCCGCGACTTCGGCGCGGTGCACATCGTGGTCAGCAACGGCGGCGGCCCACCACCCGGCCCGGTCGACGCGTTCGGTCTCGACGGCTACCGCACGGCGGTGGAGACCGCGCTGCTGCCGCACATCGGACTCACCCTGGCCGCCCTGCCGCACCTGCGGGCCGCCGGCTGGGGCCGGATCCTGCTGGTCGCCTCGGAGACCGTCCGGCAGCCGATCCCGCACTACGGCCTGTCCAGCACCGTACGGCCCGGCCTGCTCGGCTTCGCCCGGTCGCTGGTCACCTCGCTCGGCCCCGGCGGGATCACCGTCAACGTGCTGGCGCCCGGCTATCACGACACGCCGGGGCTGCGTCGTCAGTTCGGTGCCGACGCCGACGCGCGGCTCGCCGAGATCGGGGCCGGCATCCCGCTCGGCCGGGTCGGTGACGCCGCCGACTTCGGCGCGGTCGTCGCCTTCCTCGCCGGGCGGCCGGCCGCCTTCGTCACCGGCACCTGCCTGCTCGTCGACGGCGGCGCCACCCGGGGAATCGGGTGA
- a CDS encoding sulfotransferase, with the protein MTATGRPRVLYVTGWCRSGSTVLGNLLGELAGVVHVGELHYLWRNGVLRQGTNTSCGCGEQVADCPLWSKVLAAVAAPDPGRVARRMLHVQRGYLRTRHTGARLRESAAHRTAPADGAPAVTAALDRMVGCYRAITAQTGARLVVDGSKFPAEAAALLRRDDVDLRILHLVRDPRASAHSWRRRKAYIPAMGVTRSTCYWTAANVASDRIGRAAPDRYLRLRYEDFTRDPRTALARVLELAGLPDPPPVTADGEAVLGVNHTVTGNPDRLTHGPVRIRPDDGWKTRLPAGAGLLATLIASPVLGRYGYSYRR; encoded by the coding sequence GTGACGGCGACCGGACGGCCCCGCGTCCTGTACGTCACCGGCTGGTGCCGTAGCGGCTCGACGGTGCTCGGCAACCTGCTCGGCGAACTCGCCGGCGTCGTGCACGTCGGCGAGCTGCACTACCTGTGGCGCAACGGGGTGCTGCGGCAGGGCACCAACACCTCCTGCGGCTGCGGGGAGCAGGTCGCCGACTGCCCGCTGTGGAGCAAGGTGCTGGCCGCCGTCGCCGCCCCCGATCCGGGGCGGGTCGCCCGACGGATGCTCCACGTCCAGCGCGGCTACCTGCGTACCCGGCACACCGGCGCCCGGCTGCGCGAGTCGGCCGCACACCGGACCGCGCCGGCCGACGGTGCGCCGGCGGTGACCGCCGCCCTCGACCGGATGGTGGGCTGCTACCGGGCGATCACCGCACAGACCGGCGCCCGGCTGGTCGTCGACGGCTCGAAGTTTCCGGCCGAGGCCGCCGCCCTGCTCCGCCGCGACGACGTCGACCTGCGGATCCTGCACCTGGTCCGCGACCCGCGGGCCAGCGCGCACTCCTGGCGGCGGCGCAAGGCGTACATTCCGGCGATGGGCGTCACCCGCAGCACCTGCTACTGGACCGCCGCGAACGTCGCCTCCGACCGGATCGGGCGGGCCGCACCCGACCGCTACCTGCGGCTGCGCTACGAGGACTTCACCCGCGACCCGCGTACGGCGCTGGCCCGGGTGCTCGAGTTGGCCGGGCTGCCCGACCCGCCGCCGGTGACCGCCGACGGCGAGGCGGTGCTCGGCGTCAACCACACCGTCACCGGCAACCCGGACCGGCTGACGCACGGGCCGGTGCGGATCCGGCCCGACGACGGCTGGAAAACCCGGCTGCCGGCCGGTGCCGGGTTGCTCGCCACCCTGATCGCCAGCCCGGTGCTGGGCCGGTACGGCTACTCCTACCGTCGTTAG
- a CDS encoding family 3 encapsulin nanocompartment shell protein, producing the protein MRYLLADPNLTHRSPGEEFARAVAADRGRPVTVRLAVSLPTTFPLAAHRPRYTVRHLLKTATVVDETVRFVAEPPAPDGPQASGDRYGATPEARFSPRLAEAKLTELSASVPLPAGLVDDPALLAAFVDHRVVVRLCTVENEVFLHGSPDGAVTGLLRLPGLRRRAAPGALGAEVVRAAARVEEMGGSCDGIVVHPDRYWELVHDGLLGRLAEAGVRVSRTRMIVPDLLLFGDFRAAVTLVEPGVSTLSLHPGAGPDGADLVTAALPVGLAVHLPQHFLLLDRQ; encoded by the coding sequence ATGCGCTATCTGCTCGCCGACCCGAACCTGACCCACCGCAGCCCGGGCGAGGAGTTCGCCCGCGCCGTCGCCGCCGACCGGGGCCGGCCGGTCACGGTCCGGCTGGCGGTGTCGCTGCCGACCACGTTCCCGCTGGCCGCGCACCGGCCGCGCTACACCGTACGGCACCTGCTGAAGACCGCGACCGTCGTCGACGAGACGGTGCGGTTCGTCGCCGAACCGCCGGCACCCGACGGGCCGCAGGCGTCCGGTGACCGCTACGGCGCCACCCCGGAGGCCCGGTTCAGCCCGCGGCTGGCGGAGGCGAAGCTGACCGAGCTGTCCGCCAGCGTGCCGCTGCCGGCCGGACTGGTCGACGACCCCGCCCTGCTCGCCGCCTTCGTCGACCACCGGGTCGTGGTGCGGCTGTGCACGGTGGAGAACGAGGTCTTCCTGCACGGCAGCCCCGACGGCGCGGTCACCGGGCTGCTGCGCCTGCCGGGGCTGCGCCGCCGGGCCGCACCCGGCGCACTGGGCGCCGAGGTGGTCCGGGCCGCCGCGCGGGTGGAGGAGATGGGCGGCTCCTGCGACGGGATCGTGGTGCACCCCGACCGCTACTGGGAGCTGGTCCACGACGGCCTGCTCGGCCGGCTCGCCGAGGCCGGCGTACGGGTCAGCCGGACCCGGATGATCGTGCCCGACCTGCTGCTGTTCGGCGACTTCCGGGCCGCCGTCACCCTCGTCGAGCCGGGCGTGTCGACGCTGTCGCTGCACCCCGGCGCCGGCCCGGACGGCGCCGACCTGGTGACCGCCGCGCTGCCGGTCGGGCTGGCGGTGCACCTGCCGCAGCACTTCCTGCTGCTGGACCGGCAGTGA